Proteins found in one Dictyoglomus sp. genomic segment:
- a CDS encoding carbohydrate ABC transporter substrate-binding protein gives MWRKVLVYSLLFILLISFSSFAQLKGKLEIFSWWTAGGEAEGLQALFDIFKKKYPNVEIINATVAGGAGAQAKAVL, from the coding sequence ATGTGGCGTAAAGTTTTAGTTTATTCTCTTCTTTTTATCCTCTTAATAAGCTTTTCTTCTTTTGCTCAACTTAAAGGTAAACTTGAGATTTTTAGTTGGTGGACTGCTGGCGGTGAAGCAGAAGGTCTTCAGGCTCTCTTTGATATTTTCAAAAAGAAGTATCCCAATGTAGAGATAATTAATGCAACAGTTGCAGGTGGTGCTGGTGCTCAAGCAAAAGCTGTATTAAA
- a CDS encoding homocysteine biosynthesis protein: MAKTIEEINEKIRQGKAVVVTAEEMIDIVREKGVEKAAREVDVVTTGTFGMMCSSGIYFNIGHTKPRIKLGGGKVYLNNVPAYAGYAAVDIFLGATALPEDDPRNRYYPGKFVYGGAHVIEELVSGKDILLTAITYGTDCYPRKTLSAYINIKDLNEAVLFNVRNAYQNYNVAVNLSNKTIYTYLGMLRPNLGNANYSSAGQLSPLLNDPFYKTIGIGTRIFLGGGIGYIVWHGTQHDPSVIRGENGVPRRGAGTIAVIGDLKQMSPKWLKGASIIGYGVSLSVGIGVPIPVLDEEIAFYTSVKDEEIYAPVVDYSKAYPEREPEVIAEVNYKELRSGEIEILGKKVPTNSLSSYAKAREIANILKEWIKEGKFLLTKPSAPIPGPESGIKFKPFSGRELKEEVGSK, encoded by the coding sequence ATGGCAAAGACTATTGAAGAAATTAATGAGAAAATCCGCCAGGGTAAGGCAGTAGTTGTAACTGCTGAAGAGATGATAGATATTGTTAGAGAAAAGGGGGTGGAGAAAGCAGCAAGAGAAGTAGATGTGGTTACTACTGGTACCTTTGGAATGATGTGCTCTTCAGGTATTTACTTTAATATTGGACATACAAAGCCTAGAATAAAGCTTGGGGGAGGAAAAGTATATTTAAATAATGTGCCTGCATACGCAGGTTATGCAGCAGTTGATATATTTTTAGGTGCTACTGCTCTTCCTGAAGATGATCCTAGAAATAGATACTATCCTGGAAAATTTGTTTATGGGGGAGCTCATGTAATTGAAGAGTTAGTATCTGGAAAAGATATATTGTTAACAGCTATAACTTATGGAACGGATTGCTATCCAAGAAAGACTTTGTCTGCATATATAAATATAAAGGATCTTAATGAAGCAGTTCTTTTCAATGTTAGAAATGCTTATCAGAATTATAATGTAGCAGTAAATCTCTCTAATAAAACTATTTATACTTACTTAGGAATGTTAAGACCTAATTTAGGTAATGCAAACTACTCTTCCGCAGGTCAATTATCTCCTCTTCTTAATGATCCTTTTTATAAAACCATTGGTATAGGGACAAGAATATTCTTAGGGGGAGGAATTGGATATATTGTATGGCATGGAACCCAGCATGACCCCTCAGTCATAAGAGGAGAAAATGGAGTCCCAAGAAGAGGTGCAGGTACTATTGCAGTAATTGGGGATCTTAAGCAGATGAGTCCAAAGTGGTTAAAAGGAGCAAGTATTATAGGGTATGGAGTATCCTTATCAGTAGGTATTGGAGTACCTATACCAGTATTAGATGAAGAAATTGCTTTTTATACATCAGTTAAAGATGAAGAAATATATGCTCCAGTTGTAGATTATAGTAAAGCTTATCCTGAAAGAGAACCAGAAGTTATAGCGGAAGTAAATTATAAGGAATTAAGAAGTGGAGAAATAGAAATTTTAGGAAAAAAAGTTCCTACGAATTCTCTCTCTAGTTATGCAAAGGCAAGGGAAATTGCAAATATATTAAAGGAATGGATAAAAGAAGGGAAGTTTTTATTGACAAAGCCTTCTGCTCCTATTCCCGGGCCAGAATCAGGAATTAAATTTAAGCCCTTCTCGGGAAGAGAATTAAAAGAGGAGGTAGGATCCAAATGA